The Vibrio alginolyticus NBRC 15630 = ATCC 17749 genomic sequence GCCACTGGCTCCTTTCGCGTAAGGGCAGCCGCCGAGCCCCGCTACTGCGCTATCAATGGTGTTGATGCCCATTAACAAGGCTTGATAGATATTGGCTAATGCTTGTCCATAAGTGTCATGAAAATGTACTGCGAGCGCGTCTTTTGGCAGTAGCGTTAACAACGAATCCAGCATGGCGATAACGCGATTAGGTGTTGCCTTACCGACAGTATCACCGAGCGAAATCTCATAACATCCCATATCAAACAACGTATTGGCGACCTTGGTAGTTTGCTCTGGCTTGATTACTCCCTCATATGGACACACCATGGTACAAGACAAGTACCCGCGTACAGGAATGTTGTGCTGGTTCGCCAATTCGATAACGGGCTCAAATCGAGCGAGACTTTCGGTAATGCTGCAGTTGATGTTCTTCTGGCTGAACGTTTCTGAAGCGGAGCCAAATACCGCAATTTGCTTTACACCGCTTTCCAGCGCACGTTCTAACCCTGCGAGATTTGGTGTGAGAGCGCTATAAACCACGTCAGGCTTTTTTGAGATACCAGCAAACACCTGATCGGAATCGGCCATTTGAGGCACCCACCTTGGAGAGACGAAAGATCCCGCCTCAATATGCTTTAAGCCACTGCTGCTTAGTTGGTTAATCAAACGGATTTTATCAACCAGCGTCACTGACGTTTCATTTTGCAGACCATCACGAGCGCCGACTTCGACGATATTAACCTTCGCTGGTAGCATATTCGCGCTCCTTATCTTCACTGACGTTATCCGATATCAAAGCCAAATTCAGCAGGATGGAACCGTGCTGTACTTGGTCCCCGTGCTGATAAAACAATTCGTCGACTTTTGCTGCTACCGGAGCCGTGATGGTGTATTCCATTTTCATTGCTTCGAGTACCAAAAGCGGATCGCCCGCCGCCACTTCGTCACCTTTAGCCACCATAACTGCTGAAATTATGCCGTTGAGTGGTGCGGTTGGACTTAGTTCATCGTCAATATCTTTTGCAGAGTCAAAGTTAGGTTGATGAGCAAACGTGCGTTGCTGGCCAAGATAAAACAGTGTTGTCTGTTGCTCATCGCTAAGTGCATTCAAGGTGTAACGCACATTATCAATATCGACGATAAACTGGTTGCCACTTTCAAGCAGGATGACTTGATGCAGCTCCTCACCACATCGGACAGTGAAGTGAGATCCTGTATCTTGCGATGATTGTTGCAAACGTGCCTGATGGTTGGCTTTGGCATCCGTGAAGTTAAATCGGTAAACGTTGTCAACTGACAGTCTAAAACCTCGTTTGGTTGGCGCGGGTAACGTTGAGCTGTCTGATTTTGAAATGAGATCATTCCAACGAGCAACCGCCGCCAATGTAAGCCAGATTGAATCCGACACGTCTTGCTGCTCATTTATGCCTTGTTGATGTGTTACGAGGAAACCTGTATCGAGCTCAATCTCGGCAAAGGTTGGCTGCGAAATAATGCTGTGCAGATAACCAATGTTTGTCGTTACTCCACGTACGTGATATTGAGTTAACGCCTGCTTAAGCTGCTTTAGCGCGATATCACGAGTTTGCCCCCAGACGATCAGTTTGCTGATCATTGGATCGTAATATTCGCTGATGCTATCGCCTTGGGTAACACCACTATCAACGCGTACGCACGCTAGGCGCACATTACTGTCTGATACGGGTTCTTTTAAGTAGTCAATGCGGCCAGTCGACGGCATAAAGTCATTGTCTGTATCTTCTGCGTAAATTCGCAGCTCAATTGAATGACCGTTGTGGGTGATTTCAGATTGCGAAATAGGTAAATGCTCGCCAGCTGCGACTTTGAATTGCCACTCCACCAAATCAACGCCGGTGATCAATTCAGTGACAGGGTGTTCAACTTGCAGACGGGTATTCATCTCCATGAAGTAGAATTGACCTCGGCTATCGAGTAAGAACTCCACCGTGCCAGCGCCAACATAGTCGATCGCTTGAGCGGCCTGAACCGCAGCTTCACCCATTTGTTTACGCAGTGCATCACTAAGACCGGGAGCTGGTGCTTCTTCGACTACTTTTTGGTGACGGCGTTGAATGGAGCAATCGCGATCAGAAAGATAGACACAGTTGCCATATTGGTCAGCAAATACCTGAACTTCAACGTGGCGAGGCTGCAATATGCATTTTTCGATTAGAAGCTGCTTATCGCCAAAGCTTGAAAGTGCTTCACGCTGCGCACCGTCGATGGCCAGAGGCATTTCGGCTGCGCTATTGACCACTCGCATGCCTTTACCGCCACCCCCTTGGGTTGCTTTAAGCATCACTGGGTAACCGATTTTTTCAGCTTCCGCTAATAAGTGCTCTACGTTGTTGTCTGTGCCGTGATAGCCCGGAACCAAGGGCACGTTCGCCTCAGACATGATGGCTTTGGCTTGCGACTTCGAACCCATTGCTTCAATTGCGCTGGTGGAAGGGCCAATAAAAACAATGCCATTTTCGCTGCACGCTTTCGCCAGTTTCGGGTTCTCGGAAAGAAAACCATACCCAGGGTGGATAGCATCGGCTTGCCATTTTTTCGCAGCGCCGATAATCGCATCGATATCGAGATACGATTCACTCGCCGGAGCGGGGCCAATGAATTCAGCGAAATCCGCTTGTTTAACATGTAAGCTGCTGCGATCCGCTTCGGAATAGACGGCTACCGTCTCTATAGCCATGCTTTTTGCGGTTTTAATGATTCGGCAGGCAATTTCACCGCGGTTTGCGATCAGTATTCTTTTAAACATGATTCCTCCAATTGGCGGCGCGCTTTTCAAAAAATGCAGCTAGTCCTTCTTGTCCTTCACTGGACACGCGAGCGGTTGCAATAGCTTGGCTGGTGTATTCAATTAATGAATGATCGATAGGTTGGTTATCACAGCGTAAACAAAGTGCTTTTGCAGCCTGCATGGCTTGTGGACCGTTGTTGAGCAGGTGATCAATGGTGCGATTGACGGCTTCACGTGGTTGAGCGTCTATCTGATGAAGAATACTCATCGATAGCGCGGTTTCGGCATCAATCAGTTCCGCGGTTAAAAAGTAGCGTCGGCTTTGTCGTTGTCCAATCGCTCGGATTACGTAAGGTCCGATGGTGGCGGGTAACAAACCGAGCTTCACTTCACTCAAACAGAAGCGGCTTTCAGGTGTACCAATAGCGATATCGCAGCAGCAGATAAGCCCAAGTGCGCCGCCAAATGCAGCGCCATGCACCATAGCAATAGTCGGTTTGCTAAAGGTATCCAGCGTATGCAAAAGTTTTGCTAGTTGCTGTGCATCTTGCAGGTTTTCACCCTCGGTTTTGGTTGCCATTGACTGCATCCAGCCCAGATCTGCTCCCGCAGAAAAGTGTTTCCCTTGCGCCGTTAGTACCAATGCACGTAGAGAGTCGTCTCTCTCAAGTTTTTCCAAGGTTTCGATAAGTGAAGCAATTAATTCATCATTAAACGCGTTGTGTTTTTCTGGCCGATTCAGGCTCAACCAGGCAACGCCATTGCTGTCTTTTTCAAGCAGTAGTCCGGTCATGTGACTTCCTTTGTCTGATATTCCAATACTCGCTAACCATATACTTTACGAACATCGGTATTTGCGAGGAGTTAAGATTTGCCTTGCATCCGACTACATACGGAAGATGCCAAATTTGCTGTCTGGTATCGACGCATTAAGCGCAGCAGACAGACCAATGCCGACAACATCACGGGTTTTCGCAGGGTCAATAATGCCGTCGTCCCACAAACGAGCACTGGCGTAGTATGCATGGCTTTGAGTCTGATATTGCTCCGCAATTGGACGTTTGAACGCTTCTTCTTCCTCTACGCTCCAGCTTTCACCTTTGCGAGTTTTGATATCGCGGGTCACTTGCGCCATCACGCCAGCCGCTTGCTCTCCACCCATGACGGAGATGCGCGCGTTTGGCCACATCCACATCATGGTTGGATCATAAGCGCGGCCACACATGCCGTAGTTCCCTGCGCCATACGATCCACCAATCACTACGGTAAACTTCGGCACGTCTGCACACGCAACAGCAGTTACCATTTTCGCACCATGTTTGGCGATGCCTTCGGCTTCGTACTTCTGACCGACCATAAAGCCCGTTATATTCTGCAAGAAAAGCAGAGGAATTTTGCGTTGTGCGCACAGCTCAATAAAATGCGCGCCTTTTTGTGCTGATTCCGAAAATAGAATGCCGTTGTTAGCGACAATGCCAATCGGCATACCGTGAATATGGGCAAAGCCACAGACCAAGGTTTCGCCGAACAAGGCTTTAAATTCATCGAACTGGGAATCATCAACAATTCGGGCAATGACCTCTTTAACATCAAACGGCTTTTTAAGATCAGTACCGACGATACCGTACAGCTCTTGGGCAGGAAAACGTGGATCCTGTGGCGTTTTTTGCTTGAGTTGAACGGGTTTTAAGTGGTTGATTTGAGATACGGCTTGTCTTGCCAGTTCTAATGCGTGGTGATCGTTTTCTGCATAATAATCGGCCACGCCAGAAGTGCGACAGTGAACGTCTGCGCCACCAAGATCTTCCGCGCTGACTTCTTCACCAGTCGCTGCTTTTACAAGAGGTGGACCTGCCAAGAAAATCGTGCCTTGTTCTTTGACTATGATGGATACGTCACACATGGCAGGAACATAAGCGCCGCCAGCGGTACATAGCCCCATGACCACCGCAATTTGTGGAATGCCTTTGGCCGACATACGGGCTTGGTTGTAGAAAATACGGCCAAAATGGTCTTTATCTGGGAATACCTCATCTTGGCGGGGTAGGTTAGCGCCGCCAGAGTCGACTAAGTAAACACACGGCAGTTGGCATTTTTCTGCAATTTCTTGTGCTCTTAAGTGCTTTTTCACGGTGAGTGGGTAGTAACTGCCGCCTTTTACCGTCACGTCGTTCGCGACGATCATGCACTCAGTGCCGTCAATCACACCCACACCTGCAACCACTCCAGCACATGGAACGTAATCTGGATACACATCCCAGCCAGCAAATTGACCAATTTCTAGAAAGGACGAACCAGGGTCGAGTAGGGCAAGAATGCGCTCACGTACCGGAAGTTTGCCTTTCTTCTGCTGATGCTCGCGGGCTTTCTCACCGCCACCATCTTCTATTTGGGCAGTCACGGTATAAAGTTGATCTACAAGTGACGCCATAGAGCGGTAGTTTTCCTGATACTGCTCTGAATGGGTATTAATATTGGTCGTCAAACAAGCCATAAATAGCCGATCTCCATTCGGTAGACGGGTGACACCACCCGCCTTTATCTATGTTGAATAAGATTTAGGTTGAATAAGGAATTTATTTAGATTCAGAACGCCTAGGTATGTTGATTAGGCGCTTTCGTTAAACAATTCGCGACCAATAAGCATGCGGCGAATTTCTGAAGTGCCCGCACCGATTTCATACAGCTTGGCATCTCGCAACAAACGGCCCGTATCAAACTCGTTGATGTAGCCGTTACCGCCAAGTAGTTGAATCGCATCCAGTGCCATCTTGGTTGCCAGCTCTGCGCTGTAGAGGATCGCGCCAGCAGAATCTTTACGTGTGGTTTCACCGCGATCACAAGCGGCAGCGACGGCGTAAACATACGCTTTAGCGGCATTCATTTGTGTGTACATATCCGCGATTTTTGCTTGAACTAGCTGGAATTCACCGATGGATTTACCGAACTGTTTACGGTCGTGAATGTAAGGCACAACGATATCCATACACGCCTGCATGATGCCAAGTGGGCCGCCTGCAAGCACCACACGTTCGTAGTCGAGGCCGCTCATCAATACTTTCACGCCTTGGTTTTCTTCGCCGAGAATATTTTCCGCAGGGACTTCGCAGTTTTGGAAGACCAGCTCACACGTATTCGAGCCGCGCATGCCCAACTTGTCGAGTTTTTGGGCTTGAGTAAATCCAGGGAATCCGCGTTCCACAATAAATGCCGTGATGCCTTTGGAGTGCTGGCTTGGGTCGGTTTTTGCGTAGACAACATAGGTGTGTGCATCAGGGCCGTTGGTGATCCACATTTTGTTGCCATTTAATAGGAAAATATCGCCTTTACGTTCGGCTTTAAGCTGCATAGAGACCACATCAGAGCCGGCGCCGGGTTCACTCATAGCAAGGGCGCCGATATGTTCACCGGAGATGAGCTTAGGTAGGTATTTCTCTTTTTGCGCTTGTGTACCGTTACGGTGGATTTGGTTGACGCAAAGGTTGGAGTGAGCGCCGTAACTTAACGCAACCGAAGCGGATGCTCGGCTGATTTCTTCCATAGCGATAACGTGGGCGAGATAGCCCATGCCTGCACCACCAAACTCTTCGCTGGTGGTCACACCTAAAAGACCCATGTCACCTAATTTGGACCAAAGATGGTTTGGAAAGTCGTTAGTTTGGTCGATAGATTGCGCTAGCGGCGCAATTTCTCTTGCAGCAAAACTATTGATTTGCTCGCGAAGCAAATCGGTATTTTCGTCATAAACAAAGTTCAGGGAAGAGTAGGTAGATTTCATTGCGTGTCCTTGCCTTTACGTCACCTACATCCCAGAGTTGAGGTGTTAGGTGACTTTTTCGCCTTTCATGGATCTCAGTGTGTTTTGGCATCGCAACTGCGCAGCATTTAACTCCATCATTACCGCTTGAATGTCGTTTGCTTGCTGTTGCAATGCTGCCTTCTTCTCTTCGATCAACCGAATCATATAGTTCAACTGCTCAGTACTTTGATCGGTATCGTAGAGTTCAAATAACTCTTTGATATCTGCAAGAGAAAAGCCCAATCGCTTACCTCGCAAAATCAGTTTTAGTCGAATTCGATCACGACCATTGTAGATTCGAGTGTTGCCTTTACGTTCTGGAGTTAGGAGACCTAAATCTTCGTAGAAGCGAATGCTTCGAGTAGTAATGTCGAACTCTTTCGCGAGCTCGCTGATCTTAAATGTGTTCATTCCTTAACCTTACGACTTTCGTATAACATTTACATGAATATACAATTCGTTAACGTTAAAGTAAACAAACAACATCCACTCTTGAGCCTTGATATCACTCGCATTTACTCGAAATCAAAGAATCACTCGAACAAACAATAACCTCAAACTTGACGTTAACGTAAATGTTAGTATAGTTATGACGTAAACGTCAACAAAAGGTTAATGGAATGAAAAATGAAACATGGATTGTTGCCGCTAAGCGAACGCCTATCGGCTCTTTTCAAGGTGCATTAGCTTCAACAGATGTCACGGAACTCGGTGCGAAAGCCATTCAAGGGGCGCTAGCCGAAAGCCAACTCGATGTGCACAAAATAGACGAAGTGTTGATGGGGTGCGTTTTACCCGCTGGTGTGGGGCAAGCGCCTGCAAGACAAGCAAGCCTTAAAGCTGAAATGCCACAATCGATTGGTTGTACGACACTGAACAAAGTTTGTGGATCGGGTATGAAAACCGTGATGCTGGCATATAACCTTATTCAATCTGGTAATGCGCATGCTGTCATCGCTGGTGGCATGGAAAACATGTCGTCTTCTCCTTATCTATTAAAGAAAGCGCGTGATGGTTTCCGTTTAGGTCACGAGCAAGTGCTTGATCATATGTTTTATGACGGTTTGCAGGATGCCTACCAAGGCGAGCTGATGGGTGTCTTTGCAGAACAGACGGCGCAAAAGTATCAGTTCAGCCGTGAAAGTATGGATGCCTGGGCGCAGCAGTCGGTGACTCGTGCGCAGCAAGCAATCGAACAAGGTTTGTTCAAAGAAGAGATCGTGCCCGTTAACGTAAAAAGTCGACGCGGCGAAACCTTGGTTGTAGATGATGAGCAACCGAGCAAACTCGACGTCACTAAAATTCCTACCTTACGCCCTGCGTTTGCCAAAGATGGCGGGGTAACCGCAGCAAACTCTAGTTCCATTTCGGATGGTGCGTCGGCAATGATCTTAGTCGATAGTGAGTTTGGTCGTCAGGAAAACCTTCAGCCTCTAGCCAAAATTGTCGCGTACAGCACGCATGCAAGACAGCCTGATGAGTTCACCATCGCACCAGTCTTCGCGATTGAATCGCTGCTGGAAAAAACGGGCTGGGACAAATCAGACGTGGACCTTTGGGAAATCAATGAAGCTTTTGCTGTCGTGACTCAATACGCGGTGAAAGCTCTCGAACTGGACGAGAGCAAAGTGAACCCTCGCGGAGGGGCTTGTGCGCTGGGGCATCCAATAGGCGCAAGTGGCAATCGAATCCTTGTCACTTTGATTCATGCGCTAAAACAAACTGGTGGTAAGCGTGGCGTTGCATCGCTTTGTATTGGCGGCGGCGAAGCTACCGCTATCGCGATTGAAATCTGCTAAATCACTCTCAACAAAGTTTCACTTACATAACAGTAGTCAGTAACAAGCTGAAAAATACAAGGATGTCATCATGACAGAACAAGTAAAGCAGTATATCGGTGGTGAATTTGCCATCTCCGATTCAAAACAATGGCTAGATGTAACCAACCCGGCAACCAACGAAGTGATTGCACAAGTACCTTGTGCCACGGAATCGGAAATGAATGCGGCGATTGCCAGCGCAACAGAAACGTTCAAACGCTGGAAAGAAGTTGCAGCGCCGGAGCGTGCTAGATTGATGTTGCGTTACCAACATTTGCTAAAAGAGCAACACGATGAGTTGGCGATACTGCTTTCAAGTGAGACAGGCAAAACCCTCGCGGATGCAAAGGGTGACATTTGGCGCGGAATTGAAGTGGTAGAGCAAGCTGCAAACATTTGTAGCTCAATGATGGGCGAAACGGTGGAAAACGTCGCGACCAATATTGATGGTTACTCTTACATTCAACCGCTCGGTGTTTGTGCTGGCATCACACCGTTTAACTTCCCTGCGATGATCCCATTGTGGATGTTCCCGATGGCGATCGCTTGTGGCAACACCTTTATTTTGAAGCCGTCAGAGCAAGTGCCACTAACGGCAATGAAACTGGCGGAGCTGTTTGAACAAGCTGGCGCACCAAAAGGCGTATTGCAAGTTGTTCACGGTACCAAAGAGCAAGTCGACCGCATTCTGACTGATCCAGTTGTTCGTGCGATCTCTTTTGTTGGCTCTGTGCCCGTTGGTGAGTACATCTACAAAACAGGTACAGACAACCTGAAACGCGTGCAGTCATTTGCAGGTGCTAAGAACCACATGGTCATCATGCCGGATGGAAACAAACAGCAAGTCATCAATAACCTAGTTGGCGCGTCAGTTGGTGCTGCAGGCCAACGCTGTATGGCGATTTCGGTTGCCGTATTTGTCGGCGAAACCAAAGAATGGATTCCAGAGCTTAAAGAGGCGTTAGCTCAGGTTCAGCCTGGCGCGTGGGATGATGAAACCGCCGGTTATGGTCCACTGATTAGCCCTCAAGCGAAGCAGCGAGTGGTGAATCTGATTAATGAAGGCAAAGCGTCAGGCGCGAATTGTGTTCTGGACGGGACAGACTGCCAAGTACCTGGCTTCCCGAACGGTAACTGGGTGGGGCCAACACTGTTTACCAACGTGACCACAGACATGTCGATTTATCAGGAAGAAATTTTCGGGCCTGTACTGTTAACTATGGAAGTGGATGACCTAGATGAAGCGATTGAACTGGTAAATGCAAACCGCTTTGGTAATGGTACGTCTATTTTCACGGCGAACGGCGCTGCCGCGAGAAAGTATCAACACAATATCGAAGTAGGTAACGTAGGAATCAACGTACCGATTCCGGTGCCATTGCCGTTCTTTTCGTTTACTGGGTGGAAAGGCAGCTTCTACGGCGACCTGCATGCTTACGGTAAACAAGCGGTTCGCTTCTACACCGAGACGAAAACTGTCACCGCGCGTTGGTTTGAAGATGACATTCCAAGCGGTCCAAACATGACTATTCAACTTAGCTAATTACTGGATTAGCGACACCTCTAGCCAAGCCCTTCATCCTTTTAGAGGGCTTGGCTCGGATACAAATGCAACGAATTAGACCTTAGGACTTCAAGATGGATTTTGAATTAAACGAAGATCAACTCGCGTTTGCCGAAGTAGCAAAGCAGTTTGCAGACCAAATGTTAGCGCCGCACGCGGCCGAGTGGGATGAAAACCATCACTTCCCTAAAGATGTACTGCGTCAGGCGGGTGAGCTGGGCTTTTTGAGTATCTACACGCCACCAGAGCACGGTGGCTTGGGGTTATCTCGTTTGGATGCGGCGATCATTTTCGAGCAGTTGGCTATGGGTTGTACCGCGACTACTGCGTTTATGACCATTCACAACATGGCGACGTGGATGATCACCAGCTTTGCCAAAGCCGAAGTGGCGCAGCAGTTTAGCGCGGATCTAATTTCGGGTGAAAAGCTCGCTTCCTACTGTTTAACCGAACCTAATGCCGGCTCTGACGCCGCTTCTCTAACGACTAGCGCAGTGCGTGATGGTGATGAGTTTGTCCTCAATGGCGCAAAAGTGTTTATCTCGGGTGCGGGTGATACAGATGTTCTCGTCGTGATGGCGCGTTCCTGTGGTGAAGGAGCGAGTGGCGTTTCTGCATTCGTTGTTCCTGCTGATTGCGAAGGCATTAGCTACGGTAAAAAAGAAGCCAAAATGGGTTGGAACTGCCAGCCAACTCGCATGATTACCTTCGAAAATGTCCGCATTCCGGCTGACTATCTGTTGGGTGAAGAGGGAGAAGGCTTTAAGTTCGCCATGCTTGGTCTGGATGGCGGCCGAATCAATATCGCCACTTGTTCCGTCGGTACTGCGCAACAAGCACTGAACGAAGCCAAACAATACATGACCGAACGCAAACAGTTCGGCCGTTCACTGGCGCAATTTCAAGCGTTGCAGTTCAAGCTTGCTGATATGGCGACTGAGCTGGTCGCTGCGCGTCAAATGGTGCGACTCGCTGCCGCTAAACTCGATGCCCAGCACGCAGAAAAAAGTGCGTACTGTGCCATGGCAAAACGCTTTGCTACTGATGTGGGCTTTAAAGTCTGCGATCAGGCGCTGCAAATTCACGGTGGCTATGGCTACATAAAAGAATATCCAGTCGAGCGCCATTTCCGAGACGTTCGTGTTCACCAAATTCTTGAAGGTACCAACGAAATCATGCGTCTGATCGTCGCAAGACGATTACTAACGGAAGGCGTTGAGCTGCTTTAGTCAGCGAGACACAGCCTTACCTAAAGAAATTAAAAAGGACTGAAAGATTATGACGGCACAAATCAAATTAGAGCGCGAAGCGCATATTGCCAAGCTCACGATTAGTAATCCGCCAGCGAACACTTGGACACTTGAGTCTTTGAATCAGCTAAAAGAGTTGGCGATTGAACTTAGCAATGATCGCTCTATTTATGCGTTGGTTTTAACAGGCGAAGGCGAGAAGTTCTTCTCTGCTGGAGCAGATCTTAATAACTTTGCATCGGGTGATAAATCACAAGCAGCAGACATGGCGTTCGCATTTGGTGAAGCGTTTGAAGCGCTTTCTGCATTCGATGGGGTTTCTATCGCAGCGATTAATGGCTATGCGATGGGCGGCGGTCTGGAAGTGGCGATGGCGTGTGACATTCGTATCGCAGAAGAACAAGTACAAATGGCACTTCCTGAAGCATCGGTAGGTTTGTTGCCGTGTGCGGGTGGGACACAAAACCTGACCGCGTTGGTAGGTGAAGGCTGGGCGAAGCGTATGATTCTATGTGGCGAACGAGTGACGGCCGAGCGAGCGGAAAAAATTGGTTTAGTCGAAGAGGTGGTGGCGAAAGGTCAAGCACTCGAAGCGGCTATGGAACTAGCGCAGCGTGTTGCGGGCCAATCACCGAAATCCATTTCTGCGTGCAAAACGCTCATTCAAGGTCGACGCAGCCAAACTCACGCAGCTGGATTGGTTTTAGAGCGTGAACTGTTTTTACAGCTGTTCAATACACACGATCAGACTGAGGGTGTGAATGCGTTCTTGCAAAAGCGCAAGCCACAATGGACAAACAGCTAGCGGAGGCCAAATGACAGGTACAGTAAATGTTTCAAAACTTAAGTGCGCTGATGGCTCTATTATTGGTGTGCTAGAGCTTGATAATCCAGCTGCTCTCAACGCGTTGAGTTACGTGATGATTGAGAAGTTGTACAAACAGCTTAGTGAATGGCAAACGGACGACAGCGTCGTCGCGGTATTCTTGCATGCTCAAGGTGAAAAAGCGTTTTGTGCTGGCGGAGATATTCAAGCGATCTATCGTGCACTTGAAAACAAAGAGCAAGATTTTGATTCTGCGTTTTCAGCGATGGAAACCTTCTTTGACCTCGAATATCGCTGTGATCATCTTATTCATACTTATCCAAAACCGATCATCGCGTGGGGACATGGTTATTTGATGGGCGGGGGAGTTGGCCTGTTTATGGGTGCCAGCCATCGCGTAGCAGATACCACCACACGCTTTGCAATGCCAGAGATTAAAATTGGCCTTTACCCAGATGTAGGCGCGACGTACTTCCTAAACCAGTTGCCAAAACATTTGGCACTTTTCCTGAGTTTGACAGCTTGCCAAATTAACGCAACAGATATGAAAGCGTTGGGGTTAAGCCAATGGATTGCACAGCCAGAAAACAAGCAAGTGCTGCTGGATCTGCTTGCATCGGTAAGTTGGAAAGGTGAAGCGAACATCAACGAAAAAATCGCCACTACGCTGCGTTCGGTACACGTGGACGAGCCAACCGAAGGGATGTTGATGCCCTATGCGGAATTGATTGAGCAGTTATGTTCGGGTGACTTAGCGTCAATTGTTGATGCAATCAGCCGTGCTAACGTTGATAGCAAGTGGTTCGTCAATGCGCAAAAAGCACTGAACTATGGCAGTCCGTTGTCGCTCAGTATCACTTATCAGCAGTTAACGCAGTATCAAAACCTCTCTTTGAAAGCGTGTTTTGATATGGAATTTAACCTAACACTACGTTGTGGCTTAGAAGGTGATTTTAGAGAAGGGGTTCGTGCGCTGATTATTGATAAAACCAATCAACCGACTTGGCAACATCGCACGGTTTCTGACGTAACGCCACAAGTTTTGGAGCGCTTCTTCTCGCCAATTGACTCAGCAGAATACCCACTGACCGCATCGTCGGTAGCTATAGCGGCACTTTAGTACAAGGAAGAAATACGATATGGACAAAATTGCATTTATTGGCCTTGGTAACATGGGTGCGCCTATGGCTAAGAATCTACTCAAAGCGGGCTTGAATGTCGAAGTATTTGATTTGAACCCAAGCGCAGTTGAGGAGTTGACCGCATTGGGCGCTTCAAGTGCCGATTCCGTTCACCAGGCAGTACAAGGTGTGGAGGTGGTTGTCACTATGCTGCCAGCGAGCCAACACGTTCAAAGCGTTTATCTTGGTCAAGATGGCATCTTAGATAGCGTCGAATCAGGCACCTTGCTGATTGATTCATCCACCATCGATCCTACGACTGCTCGTTTGGTTGGCGAAAAAGCATCGCAACTTGGTATCAGTTTTGTTGATGCACCAGTATCTGGTGGCGTTGCGGGCGCAGCAGCAGGTACGTTAACTTTCATTGTTGG encodes the following:
- a CDS encoding MerR family transcriptional regulator: MNTFKISELAKEFDITTRSIRFYEDLGLLTPERKGNTRIYNGRDRIRLKLILRGKRLGFSLADIKELFELYDTDQSTEQLNYMIRLIEEKKAALQQQANDIQAVMMELNAAQLRCQNTLRSMKGEKVT
- a CDS encoding thiolase family protein; the encoded protein is MKNETWIVAAKRTPIGSFQGALASTDVTELGAKAIQGALAESQLDVHKIDEVLMGCVLPAGVGQAPARQASLKAEMPQSIGCTTLNKVCGSGMKTVMLAYNLIQSGNAHAVIAGGMENMSSSPYLLKKARDGFRLGHEQVLDHMFYDGLQDAYQGELMGVFAEQTAQKYQFSRESMDAWAQQSVTRAQQAIEQGLFKEEIVPVNVKSRRGETLVVDDEQPSKLDVTKIPTLRPAFAKDGGVTAANSSSISDGASAMILVDSEFGRQENLQPLAKIVAYSTHARQPDEFTIAPVFAIESLLEKTGWDKSDVDLWEINEAFAVVTQYAVKALELDESKVNPRGGACALGHPIGASGNRILVTLIHALKQTGGKRGVASLCIGGGEATAIAIEIC
- a CDS encoding CoA-acylating methylmalonate-semialdehyde dehydrogenase: MTEQVKQYIGGEFAISDSKQWLDVTNPATNEVIAQVPCATESEMNAAIASATETFKRWKEVAAPERARLMLRYQHLLKEQHDELAILLSSETGKTLADAKGDIWRGIEVVEQAANICSSMMGETVENVATNIDGYSYIQPLGVCAGITPFNFPAMIPLWMFPMAIACGNTFILKPSEQVPLTAMKLAELFEQAGAPKGVLQVVHGTKEQVDRILTDPVVRAISFVGSVPVGEYIYKTGTDNLKRVQSFAGAKNHMVIMPDGNKQQVINNLVGASVGAAGQRCMAISVAVFVGETKEWIPELKEALAQVQPGAWDDETAGYGPLISPQAKQRVVNLINEGKASGANCVLDGTDCQVPGFPNGNWVGPTLFTNVTTDMSIYQEEIFGPVLLTMEVDDLDEAIELVNANRFGNGTSIFTANGAAARKYQHNIEVGNVGINVPIPVPLPFFSFTGWKGSFYGDLHAYGKQAVRFYTETKTVTARWFEDDIPSGPNMTIQLS
- a CDS encoding acyl-CoA dehydrogenase family protein: MDFELNEDQLAFAEVAKQFADQMLAPHAAEWDENHHFPKDVLRQAGELGFLSIYTPPEHGGLGLSRLDAAIIFEQLAMGCTATTAFMTIHNMATWMITSFAKAEVAQQFSADLISGEKLASYCLTEPNAGSDAASLTTSAVRDGDEFVLNGAKVFISGAGDTDVLVVMARSCGEGASGVSAFVVPADCEGISYGKKEAKMGWNCQPTRMITFENVRIPADYLLGEEGEGFKFAMLGLDGGRINIATCSVGTAQQALNEAKQYMTERKQFGRSLAQFQALQFKLADMATELVAARQMVRLAAAKLDAQHAEKSAYCAMAKRFATDVGFKVCDQALQIHGGYGYIKEYPVERHFRDVRVHQILEGTNEIMRLIVARRLLTEGVELL
- a CDS encoding enoyl-CoA hydratase, yielding MTAQIKLEREAHIAKLTISNPPANTWTLESLNQLKELAIELSNDRSIYALVLTGEGEKFFSAGADLNNFASGDKSQAADMAFAFGEAFEALSAFDGVSIAAINGYAMGGGLEVAMACDIRIAEEQVQMALPEASVGLLPCAGGTQNLTALVGEGWAKRMILCGERVTAERAEKIGLVEEVVAKGQALEAAMELAQRVAGQSPKSISACKTLIQGRRSQTHAAGLVLERELFLQLFNTHDQTEGVNAFLQKRKPQWTNS
- a CDS encoding enoyl-CoA hydratase/isomerase family protein, translating into MTGTVNVSKLKCADGSIIGVLELDNPAALNALSYVMIEKLYKQLSEWQTDDSVVAVFLHAQGEKAFCAGGDIQAIYRALENKEQDFDSAFSAMETFFDLEYRCDHLIHTYPKPIIAWGHGYLMGGGVGLFMGASHRVADTTTRFAMPEIKIGLYPDVGATYFLNQLPKHLALFLSLTACQINATDMKALGLSQWIAQPENKQVLLDLLASVSWKGEANINEKIATTLRSVHVDEPTEGMLMPYAELIEQLCSGDLASIVDAISRANVDSKWFVNAQKALNYGSPLSLSITYQQLTQYQNLSLKACFDMEFNLTLRCGLEGDFREGVRALIIDKTNQPTWQHRTVSDVTPQVLERFFSPIDSAEYPLTASSVAIAAL